A genomic stretch from Aedes albopictus strain Foshan chromosome 2, AalbF5, whole genome shotgun sequence includes:
- the LOC115260489 gene encoding uncharacterized protein LOC115260489 codes for MEAGRHSKTAGEHHCKKCNRRDSAEAHMVACDQCHEWTHFGCAGVDESIKDRKYVCNVCEALEGVASGMQQLKPPGADNKSTKSSKRTRKSQNTSVPSMTSSAREALLAAQMKMVEERQLLEEQALKEQEAIRFKQMEEDRRQLEEKRRLSEEERLLRERQLQEEKAFQAKQQLIRQQSLDKKHELLRQMAEASSRHGSIVDSRGKVSDWLAEQRAVVDNECDAGAVDPFTDRPERNDPMIQSERNDGALPPLPSPSVGMQPSRSNFQAQVSVHQERSAIPIRAQNEPLADYMPRSSIPTVLGANHFAARQVIGKELPTFSGNAEDWPIFISCFEQSTEACGYSDAENLIRLQRCLKGHALESVRSRLLLPSSVPHVISTLRTLYGRPELLVRSLIEKVHRVPAPRQDRLETIMEFGLAVQNLVDHLTAAHQENHLANPTLMQELVEKLPGPLRLDWAVHKGQHTNVTLRTFGEFMSRLVTAASEVTYDLPVQGKPFRNEKVKSKDWGMVQAHTAVQHTPERWSRDHRKTSKPCALCEHEGHRLYECPQFKSFNMDERWKFVQQNGICRTCLNAHGNWPCKSWQGCGHQGCRLKHHTLLHPSNPAATHSVNVSSRHLDWKEKQFPIFRIIPVVLKFDGQSETVFALIDEGSSLTLLEKSVAEQLQAVGPTEALTLQWTGNITREENESQKVQLEVAGKGSSNYHRLINVHTVDGLVLPTQTLKFRELARQFPHLRGLPIEDQELVQPKLLIGLENLRLTVPLAIREGSAGQPIAAKCRLGWGVYGCTSGFPGGQSVINFHISATSDSDRQLNEQLRDYFALDGTGVTAAGEKPESEENKRAMRILKETTRRTLRGFETGLLWNTDSPNFPNSFSTALRRLQSLEHKLLKQPELKKRVNELIYEYEAKGYAHRATHHEMQFSDQSRVWYLPLGIVTNPKKPEKVRLIWDAAAKTNGISLNSKLLKGPDLLTPLPMVLSRFRQYPVAVSGDIREMFHQLAVIESDQQAQRFLWREDPEKEPQVYVMDVLTFGSMSSPASAQYVKNLNASEFVNDYPRAAAAVQENHYVDDYLDSFATVEEAIRVVNEVKHIHSKGGFQLRKFKCNEVAVLRGIGELSDDECKELLLERGDLIESVLGMQWMPRDDVFVYSFTPRKDLQEILRPDHVPTKREALKVVMSLFDPLG; via the coding sequence ATGGAAGCTGGACGTCACAGTAAAACTGCCGGAGAACatcattgcaaaaaatgcaaCCGGCGAGATTCAGCGGAAGCCCATATGGTGGCGTGCGATCAATGCCACGAATGGACCCACTTCGGCTGTGCTGGAGTTGACGAGTCTATTAAAGATCGCAAGTACGTTTGCAACGTTTGTGAAGCATTGGAAGGAGTTGCAAGTGGTATGCAACAGCTCAAACCACCCGGTGCTGACAACAAATCGACGAAATCATCCAAGCGGACGAGGAAATCCCAAAATACGTCCGTACCGAGCATGACTTCTAGTGCTCGAGAAGCTCTGTTGGCCGCCCAAATGAAGATGGTAGAAGAGCGGCAACTGCTAGAAGAACAAGCGCTGAAGGAACAGGAAGCGATCAGGTTCAAGCAAATGGAAGAAGACCGCCGTCAATTGGAAGAAAAACGACGACTATCCGAAGAAGAAAGACTGTTACGAGAACGTCAGCTTCAGGAAGAGAAGGCCTTTCAAGCTAAGCAGCAGCTCATCAGGCAGCAGTCGCTAGACAAAAAGCATGAACTTCTTCGTCAGATGGCAGAAGCAAGCAGCCGGCACGGATCAATTGTGGACTCGCGCGGAAAAGTATCAGACTGGTTAGCAGAACAGCGTGCGGTCGTTGACAACGAGTGTGATGCTGGTGCAGTCGATCCCTTTACAGATCGACCGGAGCGGAATGACCCAATGATTCAATCAGAGAGAAACGATGGAGCACTGCCGCCGCTGCCGTCGCCTTCGGTGGGGATGCAACCTAGTAGGTCGAATTTTCAAGCCCAAGTATCAGTGCACCAGGAGAGATCAGCGATACCCATTCGTGCTCAAAATGAACCATTAGCCGACTACATGCCTAGAAGTTCAATTCCGACAGTGCTGGGAGCGAATCACTTTGCTGCTCGACAAGTCATAGGCAAAGAATTGCCCACTTTTAGTGGAAACGCGGAAGATTGGCCCATATTCATAAGCTGCTTCGAGCAGTCAACCGAGGCGTGCGGATATTCGGACGCGGAAAACTTGATCCGACTCCAAAGGTGCCTTAAGGGACATGCCCTGGAATCCGTTCGGAGCCGTCTACTACTGCCATCGAGTGTTCCTCACGTCATAAGCACACTAAGGACCCTGTACGGTAGGCCTGAATTGTTGGTTCGGTCCTTAATAGAAAAAGTACATCGAGTTCCCGCGCCGCGACAAGACAGACTGGAGACGATCATGGAGTTTGGCCTGGCAGTACAAAACTTAGTTGACCACCTCACCGCCGCTCACCAAGAGAACCACCTTGCCAACCCGACACTCATGCAAGAGTTGGTCGAAAAACTACCTGGCCCTCTGAGACTAGATTGGGCAGTCCATAAAGGCCAACATACGAATGTCACCCTGCGAACCTTCGGCGAATTCATGTCTCGCCTAGTCACGGCTGCTAGTGAAGTGACATACGATCTACCGGTGCAAGGAAAACCTTTTAGAAACGAGAAAGTCAAGTCGAAAGATTGGGGAATGGTGCAAGCTCACACTGCAGTGCAGCATACCCCGGAACGCTGGAGCCGAGATCACCGAAAAACGAGCAAACCATGCGCATTGTGTGAACATGAGGGTCATCGGTTGTACGAGTGTCCTCAATTCAAATCGTTCAATATGGATGAACGATGGAAATTCGTGCAGCAAAACGGCATCTGCAGAACTTGTCTGAACGCCCATGGGAACTGGCCATGTAAATCCTGGCAAGGGTGTGGTCATCAAGGATGCCGTCTAAAGCATCATACGCTGCTTCATCCATCTAATCCAGCTGCAACTCATTCGGTTAATGTATCCTCGAGACACTTGGATTGGAAGGAAAAACAGTTCCCGATATTTCGAATCATCCCCGTCGTTCTGAAATTCGATGGTCAGTCAGAGACGGTATTCGCTTTGATTGATGAGGGTTCCTCATTGACTCTTCTGGAAAAATCGGTCGCTGAACAACTACAAGCTGTTGGTCCCACGGAGGCACTAACTCTTCAGTGGACCGGCAACATTACCCGAGAAGAAAACGAATCACAGAAGGTTCAACTGGAAGTAGCTGGAAAGGGTAGTTCCAATTATCATCGACTGATCAATGTTCATACCGTAGACGGTTTGGTATTGCCCACTCAAACCTTAAAGTTTCGAGAGCTCGCGCGGCAATTTCCTCATCTACGTGGATTACCTATAGAAGACCAAGAGCTGGTGCAACCCAAACTTCTAATTGGTTTAGAAAACCTGCGGCTTACTGTACCACTAGCTATTCGTGAAGGTTCGGCGGGACAACCGATTGCTGCAAAATGTCGATTAGGATGGGGCGTTTATGGATGTACTTCGGGATTCCCAGGAGGGCAATCTGTTATCAATTTCCATATAAGTGCCACATCTGACTCGGATCGCCAGCTGAACGAGCAACTACGTGATTATTTTGCCCTAGATGGAACAGGCGTAACAGCAGCAGGCGAAAAACCAGAATCAGAGGAGAACAAAAGAGCGATGCGCATATTGAAGGAAACAACAAGGAGGACACTACGTGGTTTCGAAACTGGATTACTTTGGAACACCGATAGTCCGAACTTTCCAAATAGCTTTTCGACTGCCCTACGTCGTCTACAATCACTGGAACACAAACTTCTGAAACAGCCAGAACTGAAGAAACGTGTGAATGAACTGATCTACGAGTACGAAGCGAAAGGTTACGCACACAGGGCTACACATCACGAAATGCAATTCTCGGATCAATCACGCGTCTGGTATCTCCCATTGGGAATTGTCACAAACCCAAAGAAACCAGAGAAGGTCAGGCTCATCTGGGATGCTGCAGCTAAAACCAACGGCATCTCACTGAATTCTAAATTGCTCAAAGGCCCGGATCTGTTGACACCACTACCGATGGTGCTCTCCCGCTTTCGCCAGTACCCCGTGGCCGTAAGCGGAGACATACGGGAGATGTTTCATCAGCTCGCCGTCATTGAATCTGATCAGCAAGCACAACGTTTCCTGTGGCGCGAAGATCCGGAAAAGGAACCACAAGTTTATGTTATGGACGTCTTAACGTTTGGCTCGATGTCTTCCCCTGCATCTGCTCAGTACGTTAAGAATCTTAACGCTTCTGAATTTGTTAACGACTACCCACGTGCAGCGGCAGCCGTCCAGGAAAACCATTACGTGGACGACTACCTTGACAGTTTTGCCACGGTGGAGGAAGCGATCCGAGTAGTGAATGAGGTGAAACATATTCACTCGAAAGGTGGTTTTCAGCTGAGAAAGTTCAAGTGCAACGAAGTAGCCGTTCTGCGAGGAATAGGAGAGCTTTCGGACGACGAATGCAAAGAGTTGCTACTGGAAAGAGGAGATCTGATTGAGTCGGTGCTTGGGATGCAGTGGATGCCCCGCGATGATGTATTTGTCTACTCGTTTACGCCGCGTAAagatctgcaggaaatcctccgccCGGATCATGTTCCCACGAAGCGGGAGGCACTAAAAGTTGTGATGAGCCTGTTCGATCCGTTAGGCTAG